Genomic DNA from Lolium rigidum isolate FL_2022 unplaced genomic scaffold, APGP_CSIRO_Lrig_0.1 contig_35232_1, whole genome shotgun sequence:
ATTCAAATGGGGATGCAAAGTTCCCGTTGTTCCGACAAACTCAAACGGGTATGGATCTTGTCAATGCATTACAATCTTTAATAATTCAACGCACAGTTTAACATTTCAAACATGCAGTGCTCTATCAGGTTATTTGGTTTTCAATTTTATGCACTCTTGGTATGATGGAGTGCTCCATTTTCCAATACCTAAGGTAAGTATTTACAACATGCTAATTTGTATAAGTGatacttttgattttttttataataAGTTTGTATAACCCGTATGTAGGATGATATTGAAATGAGGAGGCAATTTTTGGTTCATATTTTGAAGTACGAGGGGAATGAGGCTCTAAACAATATCCCAGCCATGGAACGAAGCATTATAGACGACATACTTAGATGGACTTTTATGAAAGAAGCATAATAGACATTGTTGCTTGGTTCATATTTTCTAAGTATTTATGTAACTATTATAATACATTTATTTAATTATGCATTTTATGTAACTAGGTGTATGGATCATGTATTTCGAGACGCATTTTAAATTTTAATGTCATTATAAGTATgaaacgtgcgttgcacgtgcacgctTATTTGATTGCTCTTGAAGGCTTGACTTACAATTATTAATGGCACTTGGAGAAGCTAAAGAGTTCTGACCTTCAGTTAGATTAAAACAGAAGAAAGATTTAGTTTATGATTTTAGCCGGAGCCGAGAAATTAAAAATCAGTTATTCTTACTTTGATCGCAGTTTGATGGTGTAGACTGATTGTCGAGAACACGTGAAATTTTTAGACCTGCGCGGATGAATTGAAACATATATATAAGATCTAGTAGTAATAGTAAGCATATGAATAGGaaagtttttaaaaaaataatattttcattTATACCTTGTGTTGAATCAGAAGGTCTGTTGAGTACATTTGTTATGTCGCTTAAAGAAGCCCGAGCCATTAGTCCTGTCATATTAAGGTCATGAACAATGTTACATGATATACAGTAGATGCAGCAAGCATATGGATAGTAAAGCTGTTTAAAAATGTTGTTGTCGTCTATACCTTTTGTTGTTTCAGAAGCGCGGTTGAGTATGGTTCTTGTATCGCCTAAAGCAGGCCGAACCATAACTCCTGTCAAAATAAGTTCATGATCAATTAACTACGAACCACACAGTAACTACACTGGATTAGCTAGGTACAGGCGTTCATCTCGGGCCTTATATGGAGAAACTGGTGCTTTTCATAGCCTTTATTTTTGATAATCTCAATAGGGCATCAACACACACGATAAGAATTGTATGCTGATCCTTGCATATGTGTACTGGGTTGCCATTATTCAACTCTCCGTATTGGATGAACATATACTGTTTATAAATATATCAAGAGTTTAAGCTATGAAGTTACATTTTCTTTCTGATTGTATTGCTACAGTTTGTGCTTGGCTAATAAAAGGCATTGACAGGTGGGTGTGCCTGTTTACCGACAAGGAACAGAGGCCAACCTGCACAAATAACCAAGAATGCAGTGGAAGAGGAAAATAAATAATATTGATGTGAATGTAGTGGATACTGCTGGAAGATTGCAGGTCAGCCTTGTCTTTGTTTCCTTCCAAATGACATCCTAAAATTCGAAAAGGGGATCCATTTTACAGTTGTTCTCATTGTTTTCTTTCCTTATTCTTGAGCTCCAGTACTTCTAATGTGTTGCTCTCACTTCAGTACCACTTCAGTATACATATAACTTCTGTCAGATATATTTGAAAGATTTTACTAGAATGAGCCATTAGTCTTGTCAGATATATTGGAAAGATTTTACTGGAAAGATTTTGTATGTGATGTCAATTATTTCATTCTGGTCTCAtaccatatgtgttgtttatttcagaatataCGCATTGGAAGCCAGAAATCAACAAAAAGAGGCAGATTATGAAATACCTTCGGTTAAAGTGCTCAAATGTGATTGTCTATTTGCAGCACGCCGAGGATTGGTATCTCCAGGATCTATTAACCAGATTGGATATGTAATATAGATGAGGAAAATGAGGTTGTATTAGGCCTAAGAATTGTATTGATTAGTACGAAACCTGAATTTTTGTTTTGCATCTTCTGGGTGCGGTCGTGGTCTGGACCTGGCGATGCAGGGTTGTCGCGGCAGGGATGCGATGATGTGTGGCCTGTTGAGGCTGGTGTGGTCAACGATGTCCAGCAGGATGCCGAGGATTGGAGGCTGGCGTGGTTGACGATTTCCGGCAGGACGGTAGGGCGTGTCGTCGGCCGTCGGGGTATGAGGATCTGGGGCAGACAGAGGCGTGGGAGGATGGCCTGGTGTAGTCTAATTGAGGTAGGAGATTATGCGTAAGTTAAGTTTATTCCGGAATTTGTGGCTGATTTTTTGTCTTACGGGTGGGAAATCTGATTGAGGTAGGATATTATGTGTAAGTTAAGTTTGTTCCGGAATTTGTGGCTGATTTTTTGTCTTACGGGTGGGAAAGTAAGGGTGTGACGGGGTGGGGAGATGAAACAAATCTGGAGTGTTAAATTGATCCGAACGGATGGCTGAGATGTAGTTTTCCAACGGCACTTTgttcctttataagtagtagagatgagagttggtcgtttgacactcaacgcactttggtggtcgtcattgggAGGATCATGTCCGTCCAATCAATCTCATGGCCTCCTCTTTGTCCGATCTAAATTCACATCGAGTTGCCTCTGTCACCGCATAACAATTATGGTATATCATCAATCACGTTATCAATTAATTTGGAAACAATCTCAAAGGAATGTCAATTTATTACTAGGAAACAATCTCACCGCATGCAAAGTTAAATGTGCCCAATTAATTAGGGGCCCACATCTATCTACGATGGCCGCATGCAATAGGAAAGGGAGAAATTGTTTGCAATTAATTAGGGATCCATTTCTATCAACGATGACCGCATGCAACAGGAAAGGGAGATTTTTTTTGCAATTAATTAGGAATCCATTTCTATCTACGATGGCTGCATGCAATAGTAAAGGGTGATTTTTTTTGTCTCTGACTCTCCATCTCGTTCCATAAAATATCCTAGGAAAGAGAGGAGCAGAGGCACGGTCGCCCAAGTTTTTCTCGCCTTTAATCTCGCTGCAACACATAGATGGACCTACTCACCTGGGCGCTCGTCAATGCCGTCAGCGACTGTGTGGGTCCACAACACCGATTAGTTCGGGACGGACGACATGAGGAGAGTTGTCGTCGATTCGCTCCTCTCTGTGCTCGGCGACGAGTGGAGGTGTATTGGGTTGTCTCCTACAAAGACAAGGCCACACTCCATGACAGCGGCCCCGATTGGTTATTCGGTAACTTGTAATCGCTCCTCGCACCTTGCATGCTTGCCATTATTTGTGAAATAGGTTCCTCGTATTATACGAGTATATCTAGGACTTGTGGGCGTTTCGCAATGAATTGGATCCTCATGAAAAATAGTGTGCTTTTTTGCTGGGAAGAAAATGTGCATCTTAAAGCAATTGTAATATCAACCAACTGGAATTCTGTTGTGGGAAAAATGTTCTACATAGTCCCTACGAGGATCTTGTTTTTTTTTAGAACCTATGAGGATCTTGTTTTGTTGTACGAAGACGCCTTAAAGGATCTATTGGAATGGCATTGGATGCTTTTGGCACCATCGTACTGGCAGGTATATAAGGACTATTGCCACGAAAAATGTTTTTGGCTCGCGAGCTCGAGTGCTCTCgccatttaaaaaataaaatatatttttacaagttactaaaaaatctgaaaataattttgAGATCTGTCAAtaatacatctcacaatcatgcaaaatctcaaatcgaatttttttatattttgtgctagaaaaaatgacaaaatttgaTATGTTTTGgcagatttgaaaatgactactcagatctacactTTTGTCAAGTTAGTGGGATAAAAagaatgattttttttaaaacaggATCATTGGTGCCCATTGGGCCTTTACAACTGAACGCTATGCAAGTATGAGAAGAAAATCCCATACGACCTAGGTCGTACATGCTAGATTCGTGGACGACCTCCCACATTTGACGCGTGGCAATCCGAATATCGAAGGAGTCAACCATTTTATTCCCATTTACCAAATCGCACATCTCGATGCCGTCGGGACACTCCTCGACGCCGCTAGAGTTCTTATGCTTGTTCCACCATTGCATCCCTGCGGTCACTTCTCTCTGCCGGTTTTCACGGCCGTGCTTATAGGTGTATCCACCGGCGCTCGCTGCACTCCCCCGCGTACATGGCGACGCTCGGCTGCAGATCCACAGTGCTTGTATTCTCCCCAGTGTTCTCGGACAACTTCTTGTCTGCCCAGCAAGTGCAACTCCGCTGCTTCGCGAACCACATGCTTTCGACCACGGCCGCCCTCCTCGACGTCGTCAGTCGCGACACCACCAGTAGACCGCACTATCTGCTTGCCATGGATTGGAAGGGAAACCAACGCGGACTGCTACACCGAGCGAGAGCTTCCTGGCGCTACGGTAGGGGAGAGCAGGTTGGATGTCTCCCTCGCCGGTTGTTGCGTCGGCGCAACAGGCAGGACATGAAAGTCGTGGGAGAGACAAGCGGAATTTAGGGGCGAGGTGCTTTGAGATTCATATTTCCAGGTGTCATGTGGGGGATGTTCATTTCGTGTCAAGATAAGTATACACACATGTCACTCCGTGGGGCCATATTCACCATTGAGTCAAGCATTGAGTCCTGGAAGAATAAGCGACAGCTAGCTGTTAACTCAAAAGATGGACATCTAGATAACTTTATTGAGTATGGTATAAAGTTCCTATTCATGTATTTTGTGAAAATATCTTCTTTTCTCCAATATTATGTTCAAAAGTATTTGTAAAGTATGTAAGTATTAACAAGGAAAATACGTATATTtcattgatttaccaaaatataaGGGCAAGTAGATGCAAGGCGATAATGGCGGGTCGCAATAATATTGAATATATTGCGATTATAATTGCTTTGATCAATGTATGAGGCTCAAACTTATTagaccgtggcaacgcacgagcattcaaCTAGTTAGATTAAAACAACAGAAGTACACATCACACGGAAACCACCAGAAGAAACGCGAAAGGACACGCGTCTAGGAACATTTGCAGATAGACCCCCgaacaaaaaggaaaaaacaaagaAGCCCTTGGAAGTCCCTGCAACCACCATCTTCTCCGCATCTCACCGGATCCGAGCCAACACAATCGCCGTCACTGGCTTTGCGGGTCGAAGGAGAAGCTCCCCACACGGAGGAGCCGTTGACGTTGGGGCGCGTCGACCGGGGACCATCCCCGTGCTGCAGAACGGAACCTAGCTCCGCCGGACCGCACCGACCAAGTCGGGGAAAACCGGCAGAGCTGCCGCCGTCGGGCCTGCAACCCGCTCCCGAGCCGCCATCCTCTCCCAACTGCCGAGACCACCACCAAGGCAACGGCCACCAACAGCCTTCTTCACTCATGTACACCTTCTTCTAGCTTCCCGGCGGCGCTGGAGGAGACGCCGACGTAGCGCggaagaagctgaagaacaaAATCCCCTGACAAGATCTTCGCCGGCGCCTCGAAGAAATCGCCTGGGAAACCAACCTCCGCCGACTAGAGCAAGCGGCGGGGACCCATGTCCGCGACTCCTCGGCGTCGCCATAGAGCGCCGTCGAGGCGGAAGCCCGGAACAACTCATTGCGGCGACAGCGACGACTCCAGCCGAGCGCCGTCACCCAAAAGAACTACCCTAACCCTATCTACATGCCGAGCCAAGGGAACTGGGGATCCCCCTCCCTCCCCCCGCCGCCGGAGCGACGGGAGAAGAGAGAGGGAGCCAGCGCCCTCGCCGGCGACGGAGAACGGAGGGAAACTAAGCTCCGCCCTTTTCGCCTCTCTCTACTGTAACTGGAGATAAGGGAGAAAGGGAAGCAGTCTTTTCCAGAACGAGTTCGAACTTGAATGGTACTATTCTTGGTATACTCCTTGAGAGAAGGGCTTCATTGGTGCGTGTACAACTTCTATCATTTTTTTTCACTTCTCTTTCACGTTTATCCAGTTTTATATGACACATGTTAAATCAAGACACGCCGGCATTCCTATTGTATCCTATGGCATTGTTGTTTTTCGTTAAACTTGGTTCAGATTTTCATTTTCCCCTTCAAAGGAGGAAGATTGTACACTTGATTTTATTTCAGACCTCGTTTTAAATCCAGTtagttggaacatgggagcatatactccctctattttgaatttcatcttacacatatttggaatttcaaaaaaattgaaacgaaaaatttgcacgtacatcttcacgtgctacacgctcacaaagttgtttcataaaaaatggacttgtcacgtaacgtgtgtaaaaaagagaaaactcagtcctaaaaataatgctttttacaagataaattttctcttttttacatagaccataaaaaatattgttttttcgtgaaacttgacaaatgcacatatattatgaagatgtacatgtaaaaattttcgTCAAAATTTTTCAacaactcgaaatataattttttggtatagggagcatatgcacccgggagccgaattgaatttccggttaaTCTTCTGCATTTAAATATACTGAGAGCAAATTTTGCGAAAGTACTGCTTGCACTTGGTCTTTTTGTTTAAGTGTGTTGATTCTTCTTCCCTGTGAAAGTACTGCTTCCTTGATTTGTTGTCCAAGATGCTTGTGTTAATGCCTCGTAAGGAATGTTTTGCAATGTGGTGCCGAATTGTCTTGACTTAACACTCCAAATTCTGAACTTGAGTTTAGGTACCGAGTCATTCATCTTCTATTACTGACTGATTATTTGGTACTTCATCAACACTAATCGTCTAGTACTtgatgatacttggcaatttcagTACCCAGTTTGAGATAACCATTGAAAATATCTAGTGCTACAGCACATTTGGCTGCTACCAGATTCCAGGGATATGGGCCGTTTGATCCAGTTGGATGGACAGGATTTCAGCCGGTTAGTCTACTGTAATATTATCGTCTACTTGATGCTTGACAAGTTAAGTCATGGTGCCGAATAATTTGAGAAGAGCATATTCTTTTGCCTTCTCTTTTTAGGTACTTAGAGTATATCTGCCGGTGCCCTTTAAATAGGTGTAGGCACTGCATCTTTTatttggggatgatgttcccacaccggcgccccataCAGTGGCCCCAAAAGCTTTTCTTTtcgttttacaatattttgaaacaacatatcaatcacataaaTTATTTATACAATAATTTGATATAGTTtacaacaaatagaaataaaattattcatacaatattCTGATATAGTTTAACACAAatagaaattaaattattcatacaataattCAAATTAAATCATTCATTGTTGATGgtggcggtgtctattgcaagcagggggcgCGACAATGACGGTGGCGATAGCGATCTAGAGGGGTAGGAGTCAGCTCAAGCGTGGGTGGGAAGTGGAGAAAacggtgtgtctggctgccacGCGCGAGTTCTGACGTTCCGTGAGGCGCCGGCGCACCCGATCCACGCCCTCAACGAAGGGGCCAGCACAGGGTTACCGACgtctctattgggctcgaaaacacGCCGGCGCTTTTTGAGGCACACCGGTGAGCCCATTTTGGACACCGGCCCCCAAAAAGCTATCGGGTCCACTATGGGGCgcccagtggagatgctcttaacagaCGGTTCAGTGTACCATCACCTAGGTACTGACTCGTTAATCTCAGGTACTGATTACTGTCCTGGTACTGAATAATGCTTACCTAGATGCTTGGTCCATAGATGAATAGAATCTTTGCCCTGAGGCATAAATTGTTACCTTAAAAAAGGTAAAATTCGGCTGAAAAAATCCTCCACTGTCCAGACAAAGTGTTACGCTGTCTTCCCATGTGAACGCCCGGCCATCTGTGTCAAACACTGACCGGAACCTTCTCTAAATACATACACAGACAATATAGCATATTATCAACAAAAATAGATTCAGAGCTATTACAAGGCACGTTCAGGTTCAATCAAAGAATGAATATAATCATGCCAATTCAAAAGTACAATATCAGGCCACTGTAAGAAAGCTCCCTTTCCATCACCAATCTTGGAAACACCACCCTTTTCCTGTACAAAATGTTGCATAGATCTGCTCCTTGGTTCGAGCATGGGGTTACCAGGCTGAATAAATGACAGATACAAGATGTTACCCATGGAGTTTAACTCATGCCAGGCTTCTCCTCCGTGAGTGGTCTGTGGTGATCGACTTCGGATTCGAAGGATGGTCTGTCCCAGCAAAGCTTTTGGGCTCAGCAAGCCTCTTCAGTCGCTCACCCAATGGCTCGGTTGTCCCGCCACTTTTCTCTTTCTTCGCACCAGTAAATGATGGAGCTGATTTACTCAGGCCATTTGTGTGCTCTCTGCTTGCATTTGTAGAATCTTTCCCACTTCTTGTAGCGATCCTCTTCTGCCTCTCTAATTTAAGCCTCTCCAGACGCTTCATTTGCTCGTCTTCCTGGAAGTGAGACAAGCCACTGGGAGGTTAAATATACAGATGGAACAACCACGACAACAAAAAATCAATTCAAGGTAGAACAAGACCAGAGAAATCTCGAGAAATAAAACAAATGGATTGAATGAACATCTGTAAATATGTCAAAGAGCAGGTTGCTAAATCACATAAAAAGTCAGTTCATTTTCTGGAGATACTATACTATATTTGGAGCTGATAAGACTTCTGCATTCTACAGTATGAGACCAATAAAGTGCAAAAGTGACTGAAATTCTAAATTAGAAGTACTGCCTGCCTAACATTCCGTGGATTATTCTAATAAACTCTAGGAGATTGTTTTCACTCAGATATGATTGGAAAAAAGGAACACATTGTTTTCACTCAACTGGCAATAGGCACAGATAACACAACACATTTAAATCATGCAAAAGAGGAGTTTCAACTtccaaacaaatcaaatggagatAAGAAGAAAAGGAATAAAATACGCCACTACCTGCTCTTTCTTCAGTTTCAGAAGGTCCGCTTTATATGCTCGCAGGTTCTGTGCACGCTTTTGTGCATCATTTAGTGGAGTCTTTGGAGCTGAAAGTCTCCTCAGCAAGGCCTCCTTCTTTCTTTTATCCAAACCGTCCTTTGCATTCTTTAGCTTCTGTTTCTCAGGCTTCTTTGCGTCACTATCTATACCATGTAAAACATCCTCTGCATTTGTGTCTTCGACCTTAACAATTGTCTGGATCTGCATGTGGCTATCATAATCCATTGATGGGTCATATCCAAATGAAGCATTGTCAAATCCACGATCTGGGATCAACTGGTCTGGCTCATAGAAAAGTTTAGTTTCAGATTTCCTGTCTGGTGTCTTCTGGATGCTATATGGAAGCTCAACATCTATGTCAATAGCAGTTCTGTTTTCTGGTCCATGGTTATCTTGTGAGTTGGATCTAACAGGAATCATAAACGACTCATCAGCCACACCATGCACGTTCTTGTCCACCTGAGTGGGACTCCTATACCTGGCTTCTGCAAGAGGATCCAACGAACTCCTCCTGTCTATTTGCCTGCCCTGACCATAGACCATGAAGTCGTCACTTGTCCCACTCCTGTATGCTCCACCACCAGCTTCTATCTCCTTCATTTCACCATTCATATAGCTTCTCCCTTCCCCCGACATCACTAGTTCATCATTAGACAGAACTCGCATAGCTCTAGTCCTCCCATTCGACGACTCAAAGCCTACTGCCCCTAGTTCATGGAAATTACCAGAGTCTCGCCCAGTTAAAAGAATAGGATCAGCAGTATTTACATTCTTTTTTCTGCTTGACGGGGGCTCTCTTTCACCAGAAAATAGTTCAGCATCATTAGATCTTGTTTTTTCTTCTGCTTTTAGCAAGAAATTTTGGAACGAACTCCAGTTTCCTTGGTCAGCATCTTGGCCAAAAGATGCTCCATCGTCTCCAGAGCCCATAGCAGTTTTCCTACCACCGTTTTTCTTTGAACTTGAGCTCTTATGCTTCCCGTCTCTTGACTTAGTGTGTGAATCATCGCTGTCCTCAGACCCAGCATCAGAACTTGACTGTGACTCACTCTCTGATGAACCATGCTTTTTTGATGTTACATTTACATTCCGGATAACAACTATACTAGGTTTCTTCTTCCCTGAGCGCTTACCCTTCTTATGTGACTTGCGTCCATGAGTACTCTCATTTTCTGAACTGCTATGATCACTTCCATCCTCCAGTGTTTCCGAGTCCTTACTGTCTGATGAGTGCTTCCTCGATGATCTCCTTCCCGAGTAGTGATGTCTTGGGTCATCCGCAGGAGGATATGGAGGGTAGTACGGATTCGCTCCAGGATAGTATGGCATGCCTTGCATATGATAAGGTGGGTAAACAGCTGCACCAGATGGAGGATGCATTGCCCATGGGGGATATGCCGCCTGATACCCTACCTGCTGAGCGGATTTTTGATCTGTGAAGCGAAAAGATATAACTTTATAAGCTCCAATGACCTTAAATCTTATATAAAAACACCCATGTTGAAATCAAAGGCACTGCAGCTTAACTGCAGCATATACTACTTACATGTTAACACAATACTTAAATGTAAAGATTCTTTCTGTTTGCAGATGAGATTTGTGAGTGCATTACCACTTCACAAACATCACTAAATTAAGAACAGGATGGATTAACATTGCAGATTGATATGAAGAGTACATGATAATCCAGGTTATCATTAGAGAGGAAAAACAGAATAGCGTCCCAACAAAATATCTCTTCCCAAAGATGAATATTTACATCTCGGAAGTGCCTTCAACCAATGTTTAAAATGTAAGTGAGGTACTTTTTTCGTAAGTTGTCGCAGACTACATACCAGCTTTAGCAGCATCCTCACCATTGGCTTCACCATTGGTAGCGCTGTCCCCCATAAACATAATGCCTGATGGATTAAAGGGAGGAAATTCAGAGCGTATAGACATTGCTTCAGGTTCAACTTCAATCCATTGTCCTGTCTCATGCTTTTTCTTCCACAGTTCAATGAACTGTGAGCATGCCCTCCTGTTTAATTGGGAACATGGGAGTGGTTAGCATGCAAGATATCGTGATGAATTCAGTACTAATATGCTGAAATAACTATGTTTCCGCAATTCAACTTAGGAAGGTGCGTTTTTTAGAAATACCGATGCAGGCTACATACAATATTAAATTGTTATAGAACAATAATTATTATTCCCTCCATTTCAAATTAGTTGATGCAGCTTTGCTCAGATTGCGTATCTAGAGACCTCTTCTTTTTAAGCTGAACACTGAGTTTCCTCACTGCATATTTTTAGTTTTTATGTATAAAAAGTAATTATTTACATGGCTGATGCTAGAGGATAGCCCCAAAGAAAGAAAAGCTAGCTAATTATACAAAGCTATCTACCCAGGTCCTAAGCCTCATATAAGATTTGCGCTTAGCCTTGTGGACCAATAAGGCCAGTTCAACCTTGAATTTTCGCCTGCAGCGattttttttctcgaacacatgccAAAGCATGCGCCATTATATATTAGAAGAATCCATCGAGAAGAAGGGAGCATACAAGGTGTAGCAAAGCTACAAGAAATTCAGAGAAAGCGAAAAAACTTTACAGGGCTAACTTAGTTAGGCCTACTATCCCTGGTCTAGATTATCATCGGGAGGTCTAGCATGTAAGGGTAGTCAACGAAGCGCCCTGGCGCCGGCCATCAACCACAGGTTGGCCTCATCTAGGATCTACTGAACCAAGTTATGTCTGTTGAGAGTTGCGTTCTTGAATACTGCATCATTTCTGGAGTAACCCCATTGAAAATAAAATCATTCCTAGTTGTCCAGATAGCCCAGGAACTAGGTTAGCTCATTTTGGAAAAAAGATTGCGTCAACTAATTTTTGGCTTTCTTTTATTTCTGCTGGGTTTCATTTCTAGCCAACCCGAACTTGCTTgggaaaaggctttgatgttgttgttgttgttgttgtggagtATAAATTGCAAATTTGCAACcacatcaagttcaagaataacaATAGAATGCCTACCATCAGTAACACAGTTGCCTCTACGGTATAATGTTGTAGCTGTTCTTGTTGGCAGTCAGAGATAATATTTCACATTTAAATAAACCCCCAAAAAAATCTGAGGTGTCAGGTGTCGGATAATGCTATATAATTGAGAACACGTTAAAGCACTCCAGCACATTTAAATAAGCCCCTAAACACATTTGAAGTATCAACATTATTCAAATTCCTCTATAGAATACCAGTCAGAGATGCAATCTTCAAGGCAAGTTAGGAGCCCTAGTGACAGGTTTAAAGCATGCAAGGTATAAAGATATGGTTGTGTTTGCAATAGATATGATAATCCCATTTGCTCGACCAGCGTTTGCCTAATTTAGTGTTTGTTTGACCGTTTTGTCCAATTTTGTGACCATTTTTTTACAGCAGGCTAATATAACTATCTAAGCAAAGTACAGTTCAGAACCACAGACTGCAAAAGCGGTTCAGAACCGCAGGCTATAATATAACTCCTGCATACAAAGAACTAAGTAgtgaaacaccacttacatcaaacGTGAAGCACCAAAGCGCTCTGCAAATGCAATCAAGTAACCTAAGCTGTCAATGTCAAATCCAGCTGCCACAGAACGAGCAAAAGCCATAGCCTGCTCTTTCCGCAAGACATTTTTACGGGTTTC
This window encodes:
- the LOC124681184 gene encoding COP1-interacting protein 7-like, encoding MRPDARLDAAVFQLTPTRTRFDLVLIVNGRKEKIASGLLKPFLAHLKAAQDQIAKGGYSITLEPSSGVDTPWFTRGTVERFVRFVSTPEVLERVTTVESEILQLEDAIAVQSNDSLGLRSVEEHGGKLTESNEGNRTKYDMDADKAIVLYKPGSESTPPMQDETTVHEENSKVQLLRVLETRKNVLRKEQAMAFARSVAAGFDIDSLGYLIAFAERFGASRLMRACSQFIELWKKKHETGQWIEVEPEAMSIRSEFPPFNPSGIMFMGDSATNGEANGEDAAKADQKSAQQVGYQAAYPPWAMHPPSGAAVYPPYHMQGMPYYPGANPYYPPYPPADDPRHHYSGRRSSRKHSSDSKDSETLEDGSDHSSSENESTHGRKSHKKGKRSGKKKPSIVVIRNVNVTSKKHGSSESESQSSSDAGSEDSDDSHTKSRDGKHKSSSSKKNGGRKTAMGSGDDGASFGQDADQGNWSSFQNFLLKAEEKTRSNDAELFSGEREPPSSRKKNVNTADPILLTGRDSGNFHELGAVGFESSNGRTRAMRVLSNDELVMSGEGRSYMNGEMKEIEAGGGAYRSGTSDDFMVYGQGRQIDRRSSLDPLAEARYRSPTQVDKNVHGVADESFMIPVRSNSQDNHGPENRTAIDIDVELPYSIQKTPDRKSETKLFYEPDQLIPDRGFDNASFGYDPSMDYDSHMQIQTIVKVEDTNAEDVLHGIDSDAKKPEKQKLKNAKDGLDKRKKEALLRRLSAPKTPLNDAQKRAQNLRAYKADLLKLKKEQEDEQMKRLERLKLERQKRIATRSGKDSTNASREHTNGLSKSAPSFTGAKKEKSGGTTEPLGERLKRLAEPKSFAGTDHPSNPKSITTDHSRRRSLA